A section of the Pseudomonas fluorescens genome encodes:
- the aguA gene encoding agmatine deiminase, translated as MTTLHSTPRADGFHMPAEWAPQTQAWMIWPERPDNWRLGGKPAQAAHVAVAKAIARFEPVTVAVSAGQYENARARLDVPNIRVVEMSSDDAWVRDSGPTFVINDQGEVRGVNWDFNAWGGFDGGLYVPWNRDAQVGGKILEIERSPRYRTEGFVLEGGSIHVDGEGTLITTEECLLNRNRNPHLDRGQIEAVLSANLAVDKIIWLPDGLFNDETDGHVDNFCCYVRPGEVLLAWTDDPQDPNYARCHAAMDVLQNSTDAKGRAFTVHKMPIPGPLYATEEECAGVDPVDGSQERNPTVRLAGSYVNFLIVNGGIIAPSFDDPLDSRAQEILQGLFPQHEVVMVPGRELLLGGGNIHCLTQQQPAPHKNRG; from the coding sequence ATGACCACTTTGCACAGCACGCCTCGCGCTGACGGCTTCCATATGCCAGCCGAGTGGGCACCCCAGACCCAGGCCTGGATGATCTGGCCCGAGCGCCCGGACAACTGGCGCCTGGGCGGCAAGCCGGCGCAGGCCGCCCATGTGGCGGTGGCCAAGGCCATTGCGCGTTTTGAACCGGTGACCGTCGCGGTTTCCGCAGGCCAGTACGAAAACGCCCGGGCACGCCTGGATGTGCCGAATATTCGCGTGGTGGAGATGTCCAGCGACGATGCGTGGGTACGCGACAGCGGGCCAACCTTTGTGATCAATGACCAGGGCGAAGTCCGTGGCGTCAACTGGGATTTCAACGCCTGGGGCGGGTTTGACGGCGGCCTGTATGTACCGTGGAACCGCGATGCCCAGGTGGGCGGCAAGATCCTTGAGATCGAGCGCAGCCCGCGTTACCGCACTGAGGGTTTTGTGCTCGAAGGCGGCTCGATCCACGTCGATGGTGAAGGCACCCTGATCACGACCGAGGAATGCCTGCTCAACCGCAATCGCAACCCGCACCTGGATCGCGGGCAGATCGAAGCGGTACTGAGTGCCAACCTGGCTGTGGATAAGATCATCTGGCTGCCTGACGGCCTGTTCAACGATGAAACCGACGGCCATGTGGATAACTTCTGCTGCTACGTGCGCCCGGGCGAAGTGTTGCTGGCCTGGACCGATGACCCGCAAGACCCGAACTATGCACGCTGCCATGCCGCCATGGACGTGCTGCAAAACAGCACCGATGCCAAGGGCCGCGCATTTACCGTGCATAAAATGCCGATCCCGGGGCCGCTGTACGCTACTGAGGAAGAATGCGCCGGTGTCGACCCGGTGGATGGTTCCCAGGAGCGTAATCCGACCGTGCGACTGGCCGGCTCCTACGTCAACTTTCTGATCGTCAACGGCGGCATCATCGCGCCGAGCTTTGATGATCCGTTGGACAGCCGTGCCCAGGAAATCCTCCAGGGCCTGTTCCCGCAACATGAAGTGGTGATGGTGCCAGGCCGTGAGCTGTTACTGGGCGGGGGCAATATCCACTGCCTGACCCAACAACAGCCTGCGCCGCACAAAAACCGAGGGTAG
- a CDS encoding AraC family transcriptional regulator, translating into MRETEIDPYENTPRDAVVTANDYLDGQHFARHTHRRGQFAYAACGVITVFTQQGNWVVPPHRAIWVPAGVPHEMSMSGPVTMLNTYIHNPAATRLNLPAHCQVFGVSTLLRELLSRAIDIPALYEKEHLHGRLMSLLLDEIADMRPLSLNAPIPSDPRLALICRNLLEQPSLETGIDDMTQRVGMSRRTFTRLFRQQTGISFVQWRQQACLLAAVVRLGNGESVTRVAIDLGYSSSSAFTSVFRRVLGEVPSRYFAKASGWHRLP; encoded by the coding sequence ATGCGCGAAACTGAAATCGATCCCTACGAAAACACCCCCCGCGACGCGGTGGTCACGGCCAACGACTACCTCGATGGCCAGCACTTTGCGCGGCATACCCATCGTCGCGGGCAATTCGCCTATGCCGCCTGCGGCGTGATTACCGTCTTCACCCAGCAGGGCAACTGGGTCGTGCCGCCGCACCGCGCCATCTGGGTCCCGGCGGGCGTGCCCCATGAAATGAGCATGAGCGGCCCCGTGACCATGCTCAACACTTACATCCACAACCCCGCCGCAACCCGGCTCAACCTGCCCGCGCACTGCCAGGTCTTCGGTGTATCGACGCTGTTGCGCGAACTGCTGAGCCGTGCCATCGACATACCGGCGCTGTACGAAAAGGAACATCTGCACGGCCGCCTGATGAGCCTGCTGCTCGACGAAATAGCCGATATGCGCCCCCTGTCACTCAATGCCCCGATCCCCAGCGACCCCCGGCTGGCCCTCATCTGCCGCAACCTGCTGGAACAACCCTCACTGGAAACCGGAATCGACGACATGACCCAACGCGTCGGCATGAGCCGCCGCACCTTCACCCGGTTGTTTCGCCAGCAAACGGGAATCAGCTTTGTGCAATGGCGCCAGCAAGCGTGCTTGTTGGCAGCGGTGGTCAGGTTGGGGAATGGGGAGTCGGTTACCCGGGTGGCGATTGATCTGGGGTATAGCAGTTCGAGTGCGTTTACGAGTGTGTTCAGGCGGGTATTGGGGGAGGTACCGAGTCGGTACTTTGCTAAGGCATCAGGTTGGCATCGTCTTCCATGA
- a CDS encoding CHASE2 domain-containing protein yields MSKNPPLFNRRRYLLAFFIVLLAVLDPFGLASSSDKASAQWLNRMFSSNYPSTGQQHIAVVLIDDAYLMRNNTSWPMPYSEQSKLFKRLLAYKPRAVFVDLLYSHDHSLGDPTQGSQLLANVFERYQRRGIPLLLANTGVTRGENGQANTLEQFAAFSQPGLVVWDGVDDKYPLAMPTALGLMETPALALYRQFCKDAACAALPENAEAASRLQPIAVQWGLKLAAEQAQIADIRHCAAPRNFVLDWVAQFFQAVFWKLDNSAQARCPYSLTLSASDLEVSSAQDQALVAALLRDRLVMVGASITSTGDLVQSPVHGLIPGVYLHAMALDNLIDKGMDYDREPANFPGWNLHWVDVLELGLLALIIVLKALHARRLAGLHPWTRWRKQEIRFFTSPYPSWGLVMLMLLVVCGVLYLNHITLVNVLGIVLLSLALFSERIEAFFDRGR; encoded by the coding sequence ATGTCGAAGAACCCCCCGCTTTTCAATCGCCGTCGCTATTTGCTCGCGTTTTTTATCGTGCTGCTGGCGGTGCTCGACCCCTTCGGCCTGGCCAGCTCCAGTGACAAGGCGTCCGCCCAATGGCTCAACCGGATGTTCTCCAGCAACTATCCCAGCACCGGCCAGCAACATATCGCCGTGGTGTTGATCGATGACGCCTACCTGATGCGCAACAACACTTCATGGCCGATGCCGTATAGCGAGCAGAGTAAGTTGTTCAAGCGCCTGCTGGCCTACAAACCCAGGGCGGTGTTTGTGGACTTGCTGTACAGCCACGATCACTCCCTTGGCGACCCGACACAGGGCAGTCAGTTGCTGGCCAATGTGTTCGAGCGCTATCAGCGCCGGGGCATTCCTTTGCTGCTGGCCAATACCGGAGTGACGCGGGGCGAGAATGGGCAAGCCAATACCCTCGAACAATTTGCCGCCTTCAGCCAACCGGGCCTGGTGGTGTGGGACGGCGTGGACGACAAATACCCGCTGGCGATGCCCACCGCGCTGGGACTGATGGAGACCCCGGCCCTGGCGCTGTACCGCCAGTTCTGCAAGGACGCAGCGTGCGCGGCGTTGCCCGAAAACGCCGAAGCCGCCTCACGCTTGCAGCCAATAGCCGTGCAATGGGGCTTGAAGCTGGCAGCCGAGCAGGCGCAGATCGCAGATATCCGCCATTGCGCAGCACCGCGCAATTTTGTGCTGGATTGGGTGGCGCAGTTTTTCCAGGCGGTGTTCTGGAAGCTGGATAACTCAGCCCAGGCCCGATGCCCTTACAGCCTGACCCTGTCGGCCAGCGATCTGGAAGTCAGCTCGGCGCAGGATCAAGCGCTTGTTGCAGCGTTGCTGCGCGACCGGCTGGTGATGGTCGGGGCCAGTATCACCTCCACCGGCGACCTGGTGCAGTCACCCGTGCACGGGCTGATCCCGGGGGTTTACCTGCACGCCATGGCCTTGGACAACCTGATCGACAAGGGTATGGATTACGACCGCGAGCCGGCCAATTTCCCGGGCTGGAACCTGCATTGGGTGGACGTGCTGGAGCTTGGGTTGCTGGCGCTGATTATCGTGCTCAAGGCCCTGCATGCCCGGCGCCTGGCCGGCCTGCATCCCTGGACTCGCTGGCGCAAGCAGGAGATCCGCTTCTTCACTTCGCCCTACCCGTCGTGGGGCTTGGTGATGCTGATGCTGCTGGTGGTCTGCGGGGTGCTGTATCTGAACCACATCACCCTGGTCAACGTGCTGGGTATTGTTTTGCTGTCATTGGCGCTGTTCAGCGAGCGGATCGAAGCGTTCTTCGACCGTGGCCGCTGA
- a CDS encoding EamA family transporter, which translates to MQKKHLALAVLVTAVWGLNFPITRLGLAGIDPLLLTALRFTLAALPWVFFVPRPAIGMKWLVAYGLIFGVAMWALINLGIELGVPPGTAALLIQFSAFFTLGWGVLLFREQLNVGQILGVGLATVGLVGIIANSPGEATTLGYGLLLVSAFSWSVGNVIIKHSKVREMFAFVVWASLFPPIPLLLLTWLAHGSAPFSALAAQVEWLTVFSLLFQVYAATHFCYWGWNLLLREYPVSKVAPLSLLIPVFGITGSMLLLGHQVDLNEGISIALILSALAVGLVKWRQPIRSAAPGK; encoded by the coding sequence ATGCAAAAGAAACATCTGGCCCTGGCCGTGTTGGTGACGGCGGTCTGGGGGCTGAATTTTCCGATTACCAGGCTGGGGCTGGCGGGGATCGATCCGCTGTTGCTGACCGCCCTGCGCTTTACATTGGCGGCGTTGCCATGGGTGTTTTTTGTACCGCGTCCAGCCATTGGAATGAAGTGGTTGGTGGCTTATGGCTTGATTTTCGGGGTGGCGATGTGGGCCTTGATCAACCTGGGGATTGAACTGGGGGTACCGCCAGGCACCGCGGCCCTGCTGATCCAGTTCAGTGCCTTTTTTACCCTGGGTTGGGGCGTGTTGTTGTTTCGCGAGCAACTGAATGTCGGCCAGATCCTGGGGGTAGGGCTGGCAACAGTGGGACTGGTCGGCATTATTGCCAACAGCCCGGGCGAGGCTACGACGCTGGGCTATGGCTTGTTGCTGGTCAGTGCGTTCAGCTGGAGCGTAGGCAATGTCATCATCAAGCACTCGAAAGTGCGTGAGATGTTTGCCTTTGTGGTGTGGGCCAGCCTGTTCCCGCCGATTCCGTTGCTGCTGCTGACCTGGCTGGCCCATGGATCGGCGCCGTTCAGCGCACTGGCCGCACAGGTGGAATGGCTGACGGTGTTTTCGCTGTTGTTTCAGGTCTACGCGGCCACGCATTTTTGTTACTGGGGCTGGAATCTATTGCTGCGTGAATACCCGGTATCCAAGGTAGCGCCGCTGTCGTTGCTGATCCCTGTGTTTGGCATCACCGGTTCGATGCTGTTGCTGGGGCATCAGGTGGATTTGAATGAGGGGATCTCGATTGCGCTGATTCTGTCTGCCCTGGCTGTTGGGTTGGTGAAATGGCGCCAGCCAATACGCAGTGCCGCGCCCGGCAAATAG
- a CDS encoding IS5 family transposase — MKQMSFADAEYAGKRKQTRRERFLIEMDQVVPWKGLIALIEPHYPKGEGGRPAYPLMAMLRVHLMQNWFGYSDPAMEESLYETTILRQFAGLHLDRIPDETTILNFRRLLEKHELAGGILQVINGYLGDRGLLLRQGTVVDATIIHAPSSTKNKDGKRDPEMHQTKKGNQYYFGMKSHIGVDVESGLVHSVVGTAANVADVTQVDQLLHGEETYVSGDAGYTGVEKRAEHQHRQMIWSIAARPSSYKKHAKKSLIGRMRRKIEYAKAQVRAKVEHPFRVIKRQFGYTKVRFRGLVKNTAQQTTLFALSNLWMMRKRLLNAGEVRL, encoded by the coding sequence ATGAAGCAAATGTCTTTCGCTGATGCCGAGTACGCAGGCAAACGTAAGCAGACCCGCCGTGAGCGTTTCCTGATTGAGATGGATCAGGTCGTGCCCTGGAAAGGCCTGATTGCGTTGATCGAGCCGCATTATCCGAAGGGTGAAGGCGGTCGTCCGGCGTATCCGTTGATGGCCATGCTGCGGGTTCATCTGATGCAAAACTGGTTCGGCTACAGCGATCCGGCGATGGAAGAGTCCCTCTACGAAACCACGATTCTGCGCCAGTTTGCCGGGCTGCATTTGGATCGGATTCCGGATGAAACCACGATCCTCAACTTCCGCCGGCTGTTGGAAAAACATGAGCTGGCCGGTGGGATTTTGCAGGTCATCAACGGCTATTTGGGCGACCGAGGTTTGCTGCTGCGTCAGGGAACTGTGGTCGATGCGACGATCATTCATGCGCCCAGTTCGACCAAGAACAAGGACGGTAAACGCGACCCCGAAATGCACCAGACAAAGAAAGGAAATCAGTACTATTTCGGGATGAAATCGCACATCGGTGTCGATGTTGAATCCGGTCTGGTACATAGCGTGGTGGGCACGGCGGCGAATGTGGCGGACGTGACTCAGGTCGATCAGTTGCTGCATGGCGAGGAAACTTACGTCTCTGGCGATGCCGGTTACACCGGCGTGGAGAAGCGTGCGGAGCATCAACATCGCCAGATGATCTGGTCGATCGCAGCGCGCCCCAGCAGCTATAAGAAGCATGCAAAAAAGAGCCTGATCGGTCGCATGCGCCGCAAAATCGAATACGCGAAAGCTCAAGTCCGGGCCAAGGTTGAGCATCCATTCAGGGTGATCAAGCGCCAGTTTGGTTATACGAAAGTCCGCTTCCGAGGCTTGGTGAAAAACACCGCGCAGCAGACCACACTGTTTGCCTTATCGAACCTGTGGATGATGCGAAAACGACTGTTGAATGCAGGCGAGGTGCGCCTGTGA
- the aguB gene encoding N-carbamoylputrescine amidase, whose product MSRIVTVAATQMACSWDLEANIETAEKLVREAAAKGAQIILIQELFESPYFCQKPNPDYLQLATPVAENVAIKHFQKVAKELQVVLPISFFELAGRARFNSIAIIDADGSNLGIYRKSHIPDGPGYHEKYYFNPGDTGFKVWSTRYAKIGVGICWDQWFPECARSMALQGAEILFYPTAIGSEPHDKTISSRDHWQRVQQGHAGANLMPLIASNRIGNEEQDGYDIDFYGSSFIANQFGEKVQELNETEEGILVHSFDLDELEHIRSAWGSFRDRRPNLYGALKTLDGSLES is encoded by the coding sequence ATGAGCCGTATCGTTACCGTCGCCGCTACCCAGATGGCTTGTTCCTGGGACCTTGAAGCCAATATCGAGACCGCTGAAAAGCTGGTCCGTGAGGCCGCTGCCAAAGGCGCGCAGATCATCCTGATCCAGGAGCTGTTCGAAAGCCCGTACTTCTGCCAGAAGCCAAACCCGGACTATCTGCAACTGGCGACCCCGGTTGCAGAAAACGTGGCCATCAAGCATTTCCAGAAAGTCGCCAAGGAACTGCAAGTGGTCCTGCCGATCAGCTTCTTCGAGCTGGCTGGCCGTGCGCGTTTCAACAGCATCGCGATTATCGATGCCGACGGTTCCAACCTCGGGATTTATCGTAAAAGCCACATCCCGGATGGCCCTGGCTACCACGAGAAGTACTACTTCAACCCGGGCGATACCGGTTTCAAAGTGTGGAGCACCCGCTACGCGAAAATCGGCGTGGGCATCTGCTGGGACCAATGGTTCCCGGAATGCGCGCGCAGCATGGCGCTGCAAGGTGCGGAAATCCTGTTCTACCCGACCGCCATCGGCAGCGAGCCACACGACAAGACCATCTCGTCCCGCGACCACTGGCAACGTGTGCAACAAGGCCATGCCGGTGCCAACCTGATGCCGCTGATCGCCAGCAACCGTATCGGCAACGAAGAGCAGGACGGCTACGACATCGACTTCTACGGTTCGTCGTTCATTGCCAACCAGTTCGGCGAGAAAGTCCAAGAGCTCAACGAAACCGAAGAAGGCATCCTGGTGCACAGCTTCGACCTCGATGAGCTGGAGCACATCCGCAGCGCGTGGGGCTCGTTCCGTGATCGTCGGCCCAACCTGTACGGCGCGCTCAAGACCCTCGACGGTTCCCTGGAGTCCTGA
- a CDS encoding TonB-dependent receptor, whose product MPAPRLTPMTLGLSALLCAGFACAATTLPATSISAEADEDDPRVKDTNTATRTTTPVRYVPQAIDSVKTDNLRAYGTNDLGQALSGIPNVSSGADTRFDSLRIRGFEASSDFYLDGIRDDSQYVRDLHNIERIDVLKGPAAVLYGRGGQGGIVNRVSKLPQAGRASSIEAQGGTNGLRSLYTDLSADPTENISLRLNMGNEDTDSFRDNISGNRKLFAPSISWQLTPQLNWLVQYEYSRYDRTPDRGIPGVRGRPANVSRDTTYGDPRDYIDDTTQSLRSKLAYELNDTWQLRHTLGVFKLDSDFDNTYQTGYNPVTNQVARQRWQQDLTTRNVFNNVELEGGFDTFGLEHRLLTGVELGSQRRDPKLYSAVTATVPGLDLNRPNRHLSHTGPVKISSNNHTEVESQGLYVQDQLRLNDQWQVLAGLRYDRFEVDTTNKITNVRQKVDSHNTSPRLGVVWTPVENHSFYASWSKTFSPTGGGLIGITPNAAGNANDLSPELTKQKEIGVKSDWLDDRLSTTLAVYELELYNRRTRDPENPLITLLSGIQRSRGVELTTTGKIAGNWYVRGGVGLQDAKVVKDNNGFEGKRISDVAKRNASLFVTWKPQMGWYAETGLTLVGERYADNANTVVLPGYGRWDALAGFRHKEWDVKAALNNISDKTYYASATSANQIQFGDPRSLVVTGTYNF is encoded by the coding sequence ATGCCTGCCCCTCGCCTGACGCCCATGACCCTTGGGCTTTCTGCACTGCTGTGCGCCGGATTTGCCTGCGCCGCCACCACACTGCCCGCCACCTCCATCAGCGCCGAAGCTGACGAGGACGATCCACGTGTCAAAGACACCAACACAGCCACGCGCACGACCACGCCAGTGCGCTACGTGCCCCAGGCGATCGACTCGGTAAAAACCGACAACCTGCGCGCCTACGGTACCAATGACCTGGGCCAGGCCTTGAGTGGGATCCCCAACGTCAGCAGCGGTGCCGATACGCGCTTTGACAGCTTGCGCATCCGCGGCTTCGAAGCCAGCAGCGATTTCTACCTCGACGGCATCCGTGACGACAGCCAATACGTGCGCGACCTGCACAACATCGAACGCATCGACGTGCTCAAGGGCCCCGCCGCCGTGTTGTACGGGCGCGGCGGCCAGGGCGGGATCGTCAACCGCGTCAGCAAGCTGCCCCAGGCCGGGCGTGCTTCCAGCATCGAAGCCCAGGGCGGCACGAACGGGCTGCGTAGCCTGTACACCGACTTGAGCGCCGACCCTACCGAGAACATCAGCCTGCGCCTGAACATGGGCAACGAGGACACTGACAGTTTCCGCGACAATATCAGCGGCAACCGCAAACTGTTTGCGCCGTCGATAAGCTGGCAACTGACCCCACAACTGAACTGGCTGGTGCAGTACGAATACAGCCGCTACGACCGCACCCCGGACCGCGGTATCCCTGGCGTGCGCGGTCGTCCGGCCAATGTGAGCCGCGACACCACGTACGGCGACCCTCGTGACTATATCGACGACACCACCCAATCCCTGCGCTCCAAGCTCGCCTATGAACTCAACGACACCTGGCAACTGCGCCACACTCTGGGCGTGTTCAAGCTCGACAGTGATTTCGACAACACTTACCAGACCGGCTACAACCCGGTGACCAACCAGGTCGCGCGCCAGCGCTGGCAGCAAGACCTGACGACGCGCAATGTGTTCAACAACGTCGAGCTCGAAGGTGGCTTCGACACCTTTGGCCTGGAACACCGCCTGCTGACCGGTGTGGAGTTGGGCAGCCAGCGCCGCGATCCGAAGCTGTACAGCGCGGTAACTGCAACAGTGCCCGGCCTTGATCTGAACCGCCCCAACCGGCACCTGAGCCATACCGGACCGGTGAAAATCTCCAGCAACAACCACACCGAAGTCGAAAGCCAGGGCCTGTACGTGCAGGACCAACTGCGCCTGAACGATCAGTGGCAGGTGCTCGCCGGTTTGCGCTACGACCGTTTTGAAGTGGACACCACCAATAAGATCACCAACGTTCGGCAAAAGGTCGACAGCCACAACACCAGCCCACGGCTGGGCGTGGTGTGGACGCCGGTTGAGAACCACTCGTTCTACGCGTCCTGGAGCAAGACGTTTTCCCCTACCGGCGGCGGCCTGATCGGCATCACCCCGAATGCTGCGGGAAATGCCAACGACCTGAGCCCCGAGCTGACCAAGCAAAAGGAAATCGGGGTCAAGAGCGATTGGCTCGACGACCGCCTGAGCACCACCCTGGCCGTGTATGAGCTGGAACTGTACAACCGCCGCACCCGCGACCCGGAGAACCCGTTGATCACCCTGCTCAGCGGTATACAACGTTCCCGAGGGGTCGAACTGACCACCACCGGCAAAATCGCCGGCAACTGGTACGTGCGCGGCGGCGTCGGCTTGCAGGATGCCAAGGTGGTGAAAGACAACAACGGCTTTGAAGGCAAACGCATCAGCGACGTGGCCAAGCGCAACGCCAGCCTGTTTGTCACCTGGAAACCGCAGATGGGCTGGTACGCCGAGACCGGCCTGACCCTGGTGGGCGAGCGTTATGCCGATAACGCCAATACTGTGGTGCTGCCCGGATATGGCCGCTGGGACGCACTGGCAGGGTTCCGGCACAAGGAATGGGATGTAAAAGCGGCGCTGAACAACATCAGCGACAAGACGTACTACGCGTCGGCAACCAGCGCCAACCAGATTCAGTTCGGTGACCCGCGCAGCCTGGTCGTGACCGGGACCTATAACTTCTAA
- a CDS encoding M48 family metallopeptidase, giving the protein MKGYLLLASALLSGCATLKGADQAFLNLVGPSTQSRVQGHYVDNADVRQYYKLDPQRAGQQRLSYDGRTVPAAEARQQNLVDIPMLQVYLQGIVTRLSKGWPGELPLLQVKITDSYSFGPSADPYGNIFVPLGMLENVGSEDEIAAMLGHEMSHVLLHHHDRAAAFQQQKDMFTTVASTVALATVAANTGVDRSSGTMKLFSKDPAGTQKTIGNTVLYTSLANSFSDNVWSTAWGRSQEDQADLLGTDLMIRAGYAPRAATHSLERLNDFQGKQKPLLTGFLTARKNAMQDSLQQFNLDRFTKELDVLVKDGLNTTLSATSQYFNRSHMSALDRDTELRQYLQREYRKERRARVNTTSWPKVRDATPVAKAMQGYKDAYAATAALEKNKVPEAEAFIRRALSSPVKDQPNIRRTAYTVRLAQGRNADALKELKAIKDWSLAGPSTYDLMISYYLKRGDGQAALAMIDKAERNLGSEELFITEKLLANQQLQNTQQVQSVLRKCGQYPARKANCQKLAQVKA; this is encoded by the coding sequence GTGAAGGGATATCTATTGCTGGCCAGTGCCTTGCTCAGCGGCTGCGCCACCTTGAAGGGCGCAGACCAGGCGTTTCTGAACCTGGTGGGACCGTCGACCCAGTCGCGGGTCCAGGGCCACTATGTGGATAACGCCGATGTGCGCCAGTACTACAAACTCGACCCGCAACGCGCAGGCCAGCAACGCTTGAGTTATGACGGACGTACCGTGCCGGCGGCCGAGGCACGCCAGCAAAACCTGGTGGATATCCCGATGCTGCAGGTGTACTTGCAGGGCATCGTCACGCGCCTGTCCAAGGGTTGGCCAGGGGAATTGCCGCTGCTGCAGGTGAAGATCACCGACAGCTATAGCTTCGGGCCGTCGGCGGACCCGTACGGCAATATCTTCGTGCCCCTGGGCATGTTGGAAAACGTCGGCAGTGAAGATGAAATCGCCGCCATGCTCGGCCATGAAATGAGCCACGTGCTGCTGCATCACCACGACCGCGCCGCAGCATTCCAGCAGCAAAAAGACATGTTCACCACCGTGGCCTCAACGGTGGCACTGGCAACCGTAGCAGCCAACACCGGGGTGGATCGCAGTTCAGGCACCATGAAGCTGTTCAGCAAAGACCCGGCGGGCACACAAAAAACCATCGGCAATACCGTGCTGTATACCTCGCTGGCCAACAGCTTTTCCGACAACGTCTGGAGCACCGCCTGGGGCCGTAGCCAGGAAGACCAGGCGGATTTGCTCGGCACCGACCTGATGATTCGTGCCGGCTACGCCCCCCGTGCCGCGACCCACAGCCTGGAGCGCCTGAATGATTTCCAGGGCAAGCAGAAGCCACTGCTGACGGGCTTTCTCACCGCACGCAAGAACGCGATGCAAGACTCGTTGCAGCAGTTCAACCTCGACCGCTTCACCAAAGAACTGGACGTGCTGGTCAAGGACGGCTTGAACACCACCCTCAGCGCCACCAGCCAGTACTTCAACCGCTCCCACATGTCCGCCCTTGATCGTGACACCGAACTGCGCCAATACCTGCAACGCGAGTACCGCAAGGAGCGCCGCGCCCGGGTCAACACCACGAGTTGGCCAAAGGTGCGTGACGCCACGCCAGTCGCCAAGGCCATGCAGGGCTACAAGGACGCCTACGCCGCCACGGCAGCCCTGGAGAAAAACAAGGTGCCCGAGGCCGAGGCCTTTATCCGTCGCGCCTTGAGTTCACCGGTCAAGGACCAGCCAAACATCCGCCGCACGGCCTACACCGTGCGCCTGGCCCAGGGCAGAAATGCCGATGCGCTCAAGGAACTGAAAGCGATCAAGGACTGGTCCCTGGCCGGGCCTTCGACCTATGACTTGATGATCAGCTATTACCTCAAGCGCGGCGACGGCCAGGCAGCCTTGGCGATGATCGATAAGGCCGAGCGCAACCTGGGCTCGGAAGAGTTGTTTATCACCGAGAAGCTGCTAGCCAACCAGCAACTGCAAAACACCCAGCAGGTGCAAAGCGTACTGCGCAAGTGCGGGCAATACCCGGCACGCAAGGCCAACTGCCAGAAGCTGGCGCAGGTGAAGGCGTAG
- a CDS encoding TIGR04255 family protein: MGKKYANAPVYFTIGQVRHNTLLSLKAYLPAIQERMRKAGYPDFKSAQQMQFSFGAITGGDDTQPFQPGVQQIESYTFSNLEGTQGFLMEPSALSFRCTEYETFPKFYAELERGLSILEEAVDGLAYFERLGLRYLDAVVPAEGETLQQYLAREVWGTPASLDLNQMYQFEGQPLTYNHSFAESSATIPSIGQVVSRVVAQNSELRFPPDLLPDPLKVGERFRGLNGQHATVDVDASFSERRKYDSTEIKDRFQHLHDLVELFFNATVTDYARKAWS; this comes from the coding sequence ATGGGAAAGAAATACGCAAACGCCCCAGTCTACTTCACCATCGGCCAGGTGCGTCACAACACACTGCTGTCACTGAAGGCTTACCTTCCGGCTATTCAGGAGCGGATGCGCAAGGCTGGTTACCCTGATTTCAAAAGCGCTCAGCAGATGCAATTCTCTTTTGGTGCTATTACAGGCGGGGATGACACGCAGCCTTTCCAGCCGGGCGTACAGCAGATCGAAAGCTATACGTTCTCCAACCTCGAAGGTACTCAAGGCTTTCTGATGGAGCCGAGTGCGCTTTCGTTTCGCTGCACTGAATACGAGACCTTTCCGAAGTTCTATGCTGAATTGGAACGGGGTTTGAGCATTCTGGAGGAAGCGGTCGACGGTCTCGCTTATTTTGAGCGCTTAGGCCTGAGGTACCTCGATGCTGTAGTACCTGCTGAAGGGGAAACCTTACAGCAGTACCTTGCTCGAGAGGTGTGGGGAACACCAGCCTCGCTCGATCTCAACCAGATGTACCAGTTCGAAGGGCAACCACTGACTTACAATCATTCTTTTGCCGAGTCGTCGGCCACCATCCCAAGCATAGGGCAGGTGGTCTCGCGGGTGGTTGCCCAGAACAGCGAACTGCGCTTTCCACCAGACCTGCTGCCAGATCCGCTCAAAGTTGGCGAGCGCTTCAGAGGACTCAATGGTCAGCACGCAACCGTTGACGTCGACGCCAGTTTTTCCGAGCGCCGAAAGTACGACTCGACCGAAATCAAAGATAGGTTTCAACACCTTCACGACCTCGTTGAGCTGTTCTTCAACGCGACTGTGACGGACTACGCACGGAAAGCATGGAGTTAA